In Arsenicicoccus dermatophilus, a genomic segment contains:
- a CDS encoding acyltransferase: MGLKDILRHVRSDVLPKEQLRRRNPHASVTHRAIFRGDARRVELGPKVYVSGPTILICEDGGGLIGSRIVVGEETYIGEFNNLRAAGAPIVIGKKCLISQHVTIVGSNHGTAPGQTVVDQPWTGDGVTIGDGVWIGAGSVILPGARIGDGVVIAANSVVRGEIPADSVVAGAPARVIRGR; encoded by the coding sequence GTGGGCCTGAAGGACATTCTCCGCCACGTGCGCAGCGACGTGCTTCCCAAGGAGCAGCTGCGGCGCCGCAACCCCCACGCCTCCGTGACCCACCGGGCGATCTTCCGAGGAGACGCGAGGCGCGTCGAGCTCGGTCCGAAGGTGTACGTCTCCGGGCCCACGATCCTCATCTGCGAGGACGGGGGCGGCCTCATCGGCTCCCGGATCGTCGTCGGCGAGGAGACCTACATCGGCGAGTTCAACAACCTCCGCGCCGCGGGCGCCCCGATCGTCATCGGCAAGAAGTGCCTGATCAGCCAGCACGTCACCATCGTGGGCTCCAACCACGGCACCGCCCCCGGGCAGACGGTCGTGGACCAGCCCTGGACCGGCGACGGCGTGACCATCGGCGACGGTGTCTGGATCGGGGCCGGCAGCGTGATCCTGCCGGGGGCGCGCATCGGGGACGGCGTGGTCATCGCGGCCAACTCGGTGGTCCGCGGCGAGATCCCCGCGGACTCGGTCGTCGCGGGCGCACCGGCCCGGGTGATCCGCGGGCGCTGA
- a CDS encoding O-antigen ligase family protein, which yields MTATAVTAPEDTDVTVHGKERIPAFVWVMLAYLATNMFSGVWGELGIPAPLDRGLLLLALVLVILDPFRERLRWRSVYWWMIATVLWTMWSALTADTLTTPEGLYGLLDRIVVPFVMFPVGALVFATPRRRDLVLKLLVLIGLYLGTNAVFTILGPHSLVYPRYIMTFVETNPLVAGDNRAVGPFLTAEANGFTLNLCVYAAGLAVYRFRGWWRRLAVLAIPICLAGVMLTLTRSAWLACILGLVSVCLFVPRLRRWLIPSAITAAVLLGAAILAIPALNALVTSRATTSRSLYDRANTYEAGWRALEQHPFWGTGWSTFIDHGVEWVRQSPDYPVTTVTIEIHNVFMSRAVETGFIGGALWIVCCAAGPFARLLRGPDRRTPELFGWWLFSLMSFFAWIVPSMTSPNPFPLPNILTWLIGGIVAREVLVRPREALALDDADEGHPDEPHLERSPSWA from the coding sequence GTGACCGCCACCGCGGTCACCGCTCCGGAGGACACCGACGTCACCGTCCATGGCAAGGAGCGGATCCCGGCCTTCGTCTGGGTGATGCTGGCCTACCTCGCCACCAACATGTTCTCCGGCGTGTGGGGCGAGCTGGGCATCCCTGCCCCCCTGGACCGGGGGCTGCTGCTGCTGGCCCTGGTCCTGGTGATCCTGGACCCCTTCCGGGAGCGGCTGCGCTGGCGGTCGGTCTACTGGTGGATGATCGCCACGGTCCTGTGGACGATGTGGTCGGCGCTCACGGCGGACACCCTCACCACCCCGGAAGGGCTCTACGGTCTGCTCGACCGCATCGTGGTGCCCTTCGTGATGTTCCCGGTCGGGGCCCTGGTCTTCGCGACCCCGCGGCGACGGGACCTGGTCCTCAAGCTGCTGGTGCTCATCGGCCTCTACCTCGGCACCAACGCCGTCTTCACCATCCTCGGCCCGCACAGCCTGGTCTACCCGCGCTACATCATGACCTTCGTGGAGACCAACCCGCTGGTGGCCGGCGACAACCGCGCCGTCGGCCCCTTCCTCACCGCCGAGGCCAACGGCTTCACGCTCAACCTCTGCGTCTACGCGGCCGGGCTCGCGGTCTACCGGTTCCGCGGGTGGTGGCGTCGGCTCGCGGTGCTCGCCATACCCATCTGTCTCGCCGGGGTCATGCTGACGCTGACCCGGTCCGCGTGGCTGGCGTGCATCCTCGGGCTGGTGTCCGTCTGCCTGTTCGTCCCGCGACTGCGTCGTTGGCTCATCCCCTCCGCCATCACCGCCGCCGTGCTCCTGGGCGCGGCCATCCTCGCCATACCCGCCCTCAACGCGCTGGTGACCTCCCGCGCGACCACCTCGCGCTCGCTCTACGACCGGGCGAACACCTACGAGGCCGGGTGGCGGGCCCTCGAGCAGCACCCCTTCTGGGGCACCGGGTGGTCCACCTTCATCGATCACGGCGTGGAGTGGGTGCGGCAGTCGCCGGACTACCCGGTCACGACCGTCACCATCGAGATCCACAACGTCTTCATGTCCCGCGCGGTGGAGACCGGCTTCATCGGCGGCGCCCTGTGGATCGTCTGCTGCGCCGCCGGTCCCTTCGCCCGGCTCCTGCGGGGCCCGGACCGGCGGACCCCCGAGCTCTTCGGCTGGTGGTTGTTCAGCCTGATGAGCTTCTTCGCCTGGATCGTCCCCTCGATGACCAGCCCCAACCCCTTCCCCCTGCCCAACATCCTGACCTGGCTCATCGGCGGCATCGTCGCCCGCGAGGTCCTCGTCCGGCCCCGTGAGGCCCTGGCGCTGGACGACGCGGACGAGGGGCACCCCGACGAGCCGCACCTCGAGAGGAGCCCCTCGTGGGCCTGA
- a CDS encoding glycosyltransferase family 2 protein — translation MATTDRTTAAPEQDHRPPLVSVVVPTFRRPHLLREALASATGQTLTDLEILVCDNAAEDATREVVASFADDRIHYVPRPTNLGMIGNALDGFRRARGTYVVKLDDDDALLPDALERLVGALERRPDANVAFGEMILVDLAGRVLQEQTAQLRVDTARVGLAAGYHTPASELAIRGSVCLAASVLRRSAIDWDAVPAWADTAYDLHLVLESVQDGATAYFDPEPVTHYRIHGANDSVKNVIPNLEAGQRVLREARSSGRHPSSPTYDLVLCRDHERLSREYLLVGDRTQACHHAVLSLQAKPSAAGLRALMMAAPPVRVGQRIAASRRSAYVAGRTV, via the coding sequence ATGGCCACGACCGACCGCACCACCGCCGCACCGGAGCAGGACCACCGACCACCGCTCGTCTCGGTGGTGGTCCCGACCTTCCGCCGGCCCCACCTGCTCCGCGAGGCCCTGGCCTCCGCGACCGGGCAGACCCTGACCGACCTGGAGATCCTGGTCTGCGACAACGCCGCCGAGGACGCCACCCGCGAGGTGGTGGCGTCCTTCGCCGACGACCGCATCCACTACGTCCCGCGCCCCACCAACCTGGGGATGATCGGCAACGCCCTCGACGGCTTCCGGCGGGCCCGGGGCACCTACGTCGTCAAGCTGGACGACGACGACGCCCTCCTGCCCGACGCCCTGGAGCGACTGGTCGGGGCGCTCGAGCGTCGACCCGACGCCAACGTCGCCTTCGGCGAGATGATCCTCGTCGACCTCGCGGGCAGGGTCCTGCAGGAGCAGACCGCCCAGCTGCGCGTGGACACCGCCAGGGTCGGCCTGGCCGCGGGCTACCACACGCCCGCCAGCGAGCTGGCGATCCGAGGGTCGGTGTGCCTGGCCGCGAGCGTGCTGCGCCGCTCGGCGATCGACTGGGACGCCGTCCCCGCCTGGGCCGACACCGCCTACGACCTCCACCTCGTGCTGGAGTCCGTCCAGGACGGGGCGACCGCCTACTTCGACCCCGAGCCGGTGACCCACTACCGGATCCACGGGGCCAACGACTCGGTCAAGAACGTCATCCCCAACCTCGAGGCAGGTCAGCGGGTGCTGCGCGAGGCCCGCAGCAGCGGCCGCCACCCGAGCTCGCCGACCTACGACCTGGTCCTGTGCCGCGACCACGAGCGGCTGTCCCGGGAGTACCTCCTCGTGGGGGACCGGACCCAGGCCTGCCACCACGCCGTGCTGTCGCTGCAGGCCAAGCCCTCCGCCGCCGGGCTCCGGGCGCTGATGATGGCTGCCCCGCCCGTCCGGGTGGGGCAGCGGATCGCCGCCTCCAGGCGCTCGGCCTACGTCGCCGGACGCACCGTCTGA
- a CDS encoding F0F1 ATP synthase subunit epsilon encodes MPLQVQLVAADRSVWQGEASAVTARTTEGELGILPGHAPLLGVVVAGPVAITSGEGRQVWTVDSGFLSVQDDQVTLLAEQVSQPTTDSRR; translated from the coding sequence GTGCCACTCCAGGTCCAACTCGTCGCCGCGGACCGCTCCGTCTGGCAGGGCGAGGCATCGGCCGTCACCGCCCGCACGACCGAGGGGGAGCTCGGCATCCTTCCGGGGCACGCGCCGCTGCTGGGTGTGGTCGTCGCCGGTCCCGTGGCCATCACCTCCGGCGAGGGTCGGCAGGTCTGGACGGTGGACTCCGGATTCCTCTCCGTCCAGGACGACCAGGTCACCCTGCTCGCGGAGCAGGTCTCCCAGCCCACGACCGACAGCCGCCGCTGA
- a CDS encoding DUF2550 family protein, giving the protein MFVCAFRTGRRRWRYGLGRFDTHALLVYPLTGATLRPALRLQRRALSLEGARRDGLDDLSITLDEPVLVDLCADGQQVELVVPLSTATAMRSWHEATSPGPPPRAV; this is encoded by the coding sequence ATGTTCGTCTGTGCGTTCCGCACGGGCCGGCGGCGGTGGCGCTACGGCCTCGGCCGGTTCGACACCCATGCCCTCCTCGTCTACCCGCTCACGGGAGCGACCCTGCGCCCGGCGCTGCGACTGCAGCGCCGGGCGCTGTCGTTGGAGGGGGCACGTCGCGACGGACTCGACGACCTGTCCATCACGCTGGACGAGCCGGTGCTGGTCGACCTGTGCGCGGACGGGCAGCAGGTGGAGCTGGTGGTTCCCCTGTCCACCGCCACGGCGATGCGCTCCTGGCACGAGGCCACCTCACCGGGACCGCCGCCGAGGGCGGTCTAG
- a CDS encoding cob(I)yrinic acid a,c-diamide adenosyltransferase: MVNLTRIYTRTGDDGSTHLGDFSRTSKTDPRLQAYADTNEANAALGVAVAAGGLRQDVRDTLTRVQNDLFDVGADLCNPLRDPAEKPDFPPLRVQAAWIDELEADCDRYNEELDKLRSFILPGGTPGSAYLHLACTVVRRAERSTWAAIQVYGDQPAAGGAERGEGGINVLTAKYLNRLSDLLFILARVANVDADGDVLWQPGGGRETSD, encoded by the coding sequence ATGGTCAACCTCACGCGCATCTACACCCGCACCGGTGACGACGGCAGCACGCACCTGGGCGACTTCAGCAGGACGAGCAAGACCGACCCACGCCTGCAGGCCTATGCCGACACCAACGAGGCCAACGCCGCCCTCGGGGTCGCCGTCGCGGCCGGCGGCCTGCGCCAGGACGTCCGCGACACCCTCACCCGGGTGCAGAACGACCTCTTCGACGTCGGTGCCGACCTGTGCAACCCGCTGCGCGACCCCGCCGAGAAGCCGGACTTCCCCCCGCTGCGGGTCCAGGCCGCGTGGATCGACGAGCTCGAGGCCGACTGCGACCGCTACAACGAGGAGCTGGACAAGCTCCGCTCGTTCATCCTGCCGGGCGGGACGCCCGGCTCGGCCTACCTGCACCTGGCCTGCACCGTCGTGCGCCGTGCGGAGCGCAGCACCTGGGCAGCCATCCAGGTGTATGGCGACCAGCCGGCCGCCGGGGGCGCGGAGCGCGGCGAGGGGGGCATCAACGTCCTCACCGCGAAGTACCTCAACCGGCTCTCGGACCTGCTCTTCATCCTGGCCCGGGTGGCCAACGTGGACGCCGACGGGGACGTGCTGTGGCAGCCCGGCGGTGGGCGCGAGACCTCCGACTAG
- a CDS encoding STAS domain-containing protein yields the protein MRTQQTTTVEVVAPGQELRVQGRLDASTDHALREEIHRAIVLGTGELLVDLAQAELYDATALALIAGAHHRAQRAGRTLVVVDPSPRFERVVAAMRLGKVLQRRTSS from the coding sequence ATGAGGACCCAGCAGACGACCACCGTCGAGGTCGTCGCGCCCGGCCAGGAGCTGCGGGTGCAGGGCCGGCTCGACGCGAGCACCGACCACGCGCTGCGCGAGGAGATCCACCGCGCCATCGTGCTGGGGACGGGCGAGCTCCTCGTCGACCTCGCGCAGGCCGAGCTCTACGACGCCACCGCGCTCGCCCTGATCGCCGGCGCGCACCACCGGGCCCAGCGGGCCGGGCGCACCCTGGTCGTCGTGGACCCCTCGCCGCGGTTCGAGCGGGTCGTCGCGGCGATGCGCCTGGGCAAGGTGCTGCAGCGGCGGACCTCCTCCTGA
- a CDS encoding protein meaA, translating to MRTYAGHSSAAASNALYRTNLAKGQTGLSVAFDLPTQTGHDPDHALSRGEVGKVGVPVSHVGDMRALFDQIPLAEMNTSMTINATAMWLLALYETVAEEQALAAGEDVAQARHRLAGTTQNDIIKEYLSRGTHVFGPGPSLRLITDMISYTVTEIPRWNPINICSYHLQEAGATPVQELAYSLSTAVAVLDAVVEAGQVPRERIGEVVGRISFFVNAGVRFVEEMCKMRAFVQLWDEITRVRYGVQDAKQRRFRYGVQVNSLGLTEAQPENNVQRIVLEMLAVTLSKDARARAVQLPAWNEALGLPRPWDQQWSLRIQQVLAFESDLLEYDDIFSGSTVIEAKVEQLVADAKAEIRRVEELGGVVEAVESGYLKSALVDAHAARRRRIEAGVDKVVGVNCFQATEPSPLTADLDTAIHVADPDVEERAVAAVRRWREERDADATRREAAEAALAQLRADAAGTANLVPASLACARAGVTTGEWTDALREVFGEYRAHTGVSGASGGSAPRELDLPSAADGDAPIHRVRAAVRRTGEDLGTHLRFLVGKPGLDGHSNGAEQVAVRARDAGFEVVYQGIRLTPEQIVAAAVAEDVHVVGLSILSGSHMALVPDVLDGLRAAGVTDVPVVVGGIIPEADARGLTELGVAAVFTPKDFGLDEIMGQVVAVIRSARGLDPLDA from the coding sequence ATGCGCACCTACGCCGGCCACAGCTCCGCCGCGGCCAGCAACGCGCTCTACCGCACCAACCTCGCCAAGGGCCAGACGGGGCTGTCCGTGGCCTTCGACCTGCCGACGCAGACGGGGCACGACCCGGACCACGCGCTCTCGCGCGGCGAGGTGGGCAAGGTCGGCGTGCCGGTCAGCCACGTCGGCGACATGCGGGCGCTCTTCGACCAGATCCCGCTGGCGGAGATGAACACCTCGATGACCATCAACGCGACGGCGATGTGGCTGCTCGCGCTCTACGAGACCGTGGCCGAGGAGCAGGCCCTGGCGGCCGGCGAGGACGTCGCCCAGGCCCGGCACCGCCTCGCGGGGACCACGCAGAACGACATCATCAAGGAGTACCTCAGCCGCGGGACCCACGTCTTCGGCCCCGGTCCCTCGCTGCGCCTGATCACCGACATGATCAGCTACACCGTCACCGAGATCCCGCGCTGGAATCCCATCAACATCTGCAGCTATCACCTGCAGGAGGCCGGGGCGACCCCGGTGCAGGAGCTCGCCTACTCCCTCTCCACCGCCGTGGCCGTGCTCGACGCCGTGGTCGAGGCGGGCCAGGTGCCCCGCGAGCGGATCGGCGAGGTCGTCGGCCGGATCTCCTTCTTCGTCAACGCCGGGGTGCGCTTCGTCGAGGAGATGTGCAAGATGCGCGCCTTCGTCCAGCTGTGGGACGAGATCACGCGCGTGCGGTATGGCGTGCAGGACGCCAAGCAGCGTCGCTTCCGCTACGGCGTGCAGGTCAACTCGCTCGGCCTGACCGAGGCGCAGCCGGAGAACAACGTCCAGCGCATCGTCCTGGAGATGCTGGCGGTCACCTTGTCCAAGGACGCCCGCGCCCGGGCCGTCCAGCTGCCGGCCTGGAACGAGGCCCTCGGCCTGCCGCGCCCCTGGGACCAGCAGTGGTCCTTGCGCATCCAGCAGGTCCTCGCCTTCGAGTCCGACCTGCTGGAGTACGACGACATCTTCTCGGGCTCGACCGTCATCGAGGCCAAGGTCGAGCAGCTGGTCGCGGACGCCAAGGCCGAGATACGCCGCGTCGAGGAGCTGGGCGGGGTGGTGGAGGCCGTGGAGTCCGGCTATCTCAAGTCGGCCCTCGTGGACGCCCACGCGGCGCGTCGGCGCCGGATCGAGGCGGGCGTGGACAAGGTCGTGGGGGTCAACTGCTTCCAGGCGACCGAGCCCAGCCCGCTCACCGCCGACCTGGACACCGCGATCCACGTGGCCGACCCCGACGTCGAGGAGCGGGCCGTGGCCGCGGTGCGCCGCTGGCGCGAGGAGCGGGACGCCGACGCGACCCGCCGCGAGGCCGCCGAGGCCGCGCTGGCGCAGCTGCGCGCCGACGCCGCCGGCACGGCCAACCTGGTCCCCGCCTCCCTCGCCTGCGCCCGCGCCGGGGTCACGACGGGGGAGTGGACGGACGCGCTGCGCGAGGTCTTCGGGGAGTACCGCGCCCACACCGGGGTGTCGGGGGCCAGCGGCGGGTCGGCCCCCCGCGAGCTCGACCTGCCCTCCGCCGCCGACGGCGACGCCCCGATCCACCGGGTGCGGGCCGCGGTGCGCCGCACCGGCGAGGACCTCGGGACCCACCTGCGCTTCCTGGTCGGCAAGCCCGGCCTCGACGGGCACTCCAACGGCGCCGAGCAGGTGGCCGTCCGGGCGCGCGACGCCGGTTTCGAGGTGGTCTACCAGGGCATCCGGCTCACGCCCGAGCAGATCGTGGCCGCCGCCGTCGCCGAGGACGTCCACGTCGTGGGGCTGTCCATCCTGTCCGGCTCGCACATGGCGCTCGTGCCCGACGTCCTGGACGGGCTGCGCGCCGCGGGCGTCACGGACGTACCGGTCGTGGTGGGCGGCATCATCCCCGAGGCCGACGCACGCGGGCTCACCGAGCTCGGGGTGGCCGCGGTGTTCACGCCCAAGGACTTCGGCCTCGACGAGATCATGGGCCAGGTGGTGGCGGTGATCCGGTCCGCCCGCGGGCTCGATCCTCTCGACGCCTAG
- the nucS gene encoding endonuclease NucS, translating into MRLVIARCSVDYEGRLTAHLPLATRLLMVKGDGSVLIHSDGGSYKPLNWMSPPCVLAEVAPEEAETEEGAVAVWVVRNAKSGDALRIAIHEILHDSAHDLGVDPGLVKDGVEAHLQRLLAEHIHTLGEGWSMVRREYMTAIGPVDILCRDETGAHVAVEIKRRGEIDGVEQLTRYLELLNRDPALAPVTGIFAAQQIKPQARTLATDRGIRCVTLDYEELKGIDRSEFLLF; encoded by the coding sequence GTGCGTCTCGTCATAGCCCGCTGCTCCGTCGACTACGAGGGCCGCCTCACCGCCCACCTCCCGCTCGCCACCCGCCTGCTCATGGTCAAGGGCGACGGCTCGGTGCTCATCCACTCCGACGGCGGGTCCTACAAGCCGCTCAACTGGATGTCTCCACCGTGCGTGCTGGCCGAGGTCGCTCCCGAGGAGGCGGAGACCGAGGAGGGGGCCGTGGCCGTCTGGGTCGTCCGCAACGCCAAGTCGGGCGACGCGCTCCGGATCGCGATCCACGAGATCCTCCACGACTCCGCCCACGACCTCGGGGTGGATCCGGGCCTGGTCAAGGACGGCGTCGAGGCCCACCTGCAGCGGCTGCTCGCCGAGCACATCCACACCCTCGGCGAGGGCTGGAGCATGGTGCGGCGGGAGTACATGACGGCGATCGGCCCCGTCGACATCCTGTGCCGCGACGAGACCGGCGCGCACGTGGCCGTCGAGATCAAGCGCCGGGGCGAGATCGACGGGGTCGAGCAGCTCACGCGCTATCTCGAGCTGCTCAACCGGGACCCGGCGCTGGCACCGGTCACGGGCATCTTCGCCGCCCAGCAGATCAAGCCGCAGGCCCGGACCCTCGCCACCGACCGCGGCATCCGCTGCGTCACCCTCGACTACGAGGAGCTCAAGGGCATCGACCGGTCGGAGTTCCTCCTCTTCTGA
- a CDS encoding 3-hydroxyacyl-CoA dehydrogenase family protein, with protein MERTVDSIGVVGLGTMGAGIVEVCAKHGLQVVAVDMDEAAVTRGRGHVERSTGRAVERGKMAADEQQALLGRITFAAELEAVAGCDLVVEAVPEVLDIKRELFRRLDQVVRPECILATNTSSLSVTELSVATSHPERVVGLHFFNPAPVQKLVEIISTVVTDPDIVTAARELAERLGKTPVVVGDKAGFIGNYLLFGYLNHAISMYESRYATREDLDAAMQHGCGYPMGPLALLDLIGLDTAYQVLDTMYREGRDKLHAPSPILKQMVTAGLLGRKTGRGFYTYQAPGSGTIVPDAQTPSPEASTAPTREVRTVGVVGTGTMASGIVEVFAKAGYPVTVVGRGQDKITGLTAAITASLDRAVSKGKVTEEAKAAALGLVTGATDVSALADADLVVEAIAEDVDVKTDMFRRLDEVCKDGAVLATTTSSLPVIQVAAATRRPADVIGMHFFNPAQVMRLVEVVSTVSTAADVQETVVRLCAGLGKVPVRCGDRAGFIVNALLFPYLNDAVKMLEAHYATADDIDTAMKNGCALPMGPFELLDVVGLDVSYAIQRQLYLEFRDRGFAPAPLLEHMVTAGYLGRKTRRGFRSY; from the coding sequence ATGGAGCGCACCGTGGACAGCATCGGAGTGGTTGGGCTCGGCACCATGGGTGCCGGCATCGTCGAGGTCTGTGCCAAGCACGGGCTACAGGTCGTCGCCGTCGACATGGACGAGGCGGCCGTCACCCGCGGCCGGGGTCACGTGGAGCGGTCCACCGGTCGGGCGGTGGAGCGCGGCAAGATGGCCGCCGACGAGCAGCAGGCGCTGCTCGGGCGGATCACCTTCGCGGCGGAGCTCGAGGCGGTCGCCGGGTGCGACCTGGTCGTCGAGGCCGTCCCGGAGGTGCTGGACATCAAGCGGGAGCTCTTCCGCCGCCTGGACCAGGTCGTGCGCCCCGAGTGCATCCTCGCGACCAACACCTCCAGCCTGTCCGTCACCGAGCTCTCCGTGGCCACCAGCCACCCCGAGCGGGTGGTGGGCCTGCACTTCTTCAACCCCGCCCCCGTCCAGAAGCTCGTCGAGATCATCTCGACGGTCGTCACCGACCCCGACATCGTCACCGCGGCCCGCGAGCTCGCCGAGCGTCTGGGCAAGACCCCGGTCGTGGTGGGGGACAAGGCCGGCTTCATCGGCAACTACCTGCTCTTCGGCTACCTCAACCACGCGATCAGCATGTACGAGTCGCGCTACGCGACCCGGGAGGACCTCGACGCGGCGATGCAGCACGGCTGCGGCTACCCGATGGGTCCGCTGGCGCTGCTCGACCTGATCGGTCTGGACACGGCATACCAGGTGCTGGACACCATGTATCGCGAGGGCCGGGATAAGCTGCACGCCCCCAGCCCGATCCTCAAGCAGATGGTCACCGCGGGCCTGCTCGGCCGCAAGACCGGACGCGGCTTCTACACCTACCAGGCCCCCGGCTCCGGCACGATCGTCCCCGACGCCCAGACCCCCTCGCCCGAGGCGAGCACGGCGCCGACCCGCGAGGTCCGGACCGTCGGCGTCGTCGGCACCGGCACCATGGCCTCCGGCATCGTCGAGGTCTTCGCCAAGGCGGGCTACCCGGTCACCGTCGTGGGTCGCGGCCAGGACAAGATCACCGGCCTCACGGCTGCGATCACCGCGAGCCTGGACCGGGCCGTCAGCAAGGGCAAGGTCACCGAGGAGGCCAAGGCCGCCGCGCTCGGCCTGGTCACCGGTGCCACCGACGTCTCGGCGCTCGCGGACGCGGACCTCGTCGTCGAGGCCATCGCCGAGGACGTCGACGTCAAGACCGACATGTTCCGGCGCCTGGACGAGGTGTGCAAGGACGGCGCCGTCCTGGCCACCACGACCAGCTCCCTGCCGGTGATCCAGGTCGCGGCCGCCACCCGGCGACCCGCCGACGTGATCGGCATGCACTTCTTCAACCCCGCCCAGGTCATGAGGCTCGTCGAGGTCGTCTCCACCGTCTCCACCGCGGCCGACGTCCAGGAGACCGTCGTCCGCCTGTGCGCCGGGCTCGGCAAGGTGCCGGTCCGCTGCGGCGACCGGGCCGGCTTCATCGTCAACGCCCTGCTGTTCCCCTACCTCAACGACGCGGTCAAGATGCTGGAGGCGCACTACGCCACCGCCGACGACATCGACACCGCGATGAAGAACGGCTGCGCGCTGCCCATGGGACCCTTCGAGCTGCTCGACGTGGTGGGGCTCGACGTGTCCTACGCCATCCAGAGGCAGCTCTACCTCGAGTTCCGCGACCGCGGGTTCGCCCCCGCGCCGCTGCTGGAGCACATGGTCACGGCGGGCTACCTCGGTCGCAAGACCAGGCGCGGCTTCCGCTCCTACTGA
- a CDS encoding polysaccharide deacetylase family protein has protein sequence MIPTTLQIRRSLLPALALGVLPAAPSWAAPTPDPAPVAATPAVAASARPLGPEEDPGAVAIPALDVAAETSWAPRRIHAAWPSVPAATALDTELQTQVRRRIAQVPPTRQRTDSELTTTWSVVADHGGVLGVRLRTEQTSGTHTERDSTTVYGTRDGREVWRGPDLITPQARSRVAAAVHHAVGRDHRTASARTGGTDRVLDDLGFTRQGGLQLVVPAPQGRTGTTRQVLVTLDRPTSDRLLSPAGHRVRDAVVRSTPASAAADRPVAAQAPAARPPVDCRKVRCLALTFDDGPGKHTAAILDTLAAHKARATFFTLGPAVKAAPQTMRRMRQLGMAVGNHTWTHRQLTRLPAQTVTQEITRTTNAIRSATGAAPVAVRPPYGAFDRRTPHAGLPFVLWDVDTEDWKNRNAAVTTRRALAGARRGSIVLMHDIHPSTAQALPGIVKTLQRQGYVLVTVPELLGRMDPTKAYYSGPRR, from the coding sequence GTGATCCCGACGACCCTCCAGATCCGCCGTTCCCTCCTCCCCGCCCTCGCCCTCGGTGTGCTTCCCGCTGCCCCCTCCTGGGCCGCGCCCACCCCGGACCCGGCACCCGTCGCCGCGACCCCCGCCGTCGCCGCCTCCGCCCGGCCGCTCGGGCCGGAGGAGGACCCGGGGGCCGTGGCCATCCCTGCGCTCGACGTGGCCGCCGAGACCTCCTGGGCACCCCGGCGGATCCACGCCGCCTGGCCGTCCGTCCCGGCCGCCACGGCACTCGACACGGAGCTGCAGACCCAGGTGCGGCGACGGATCGCCCAGGTCCCGCCCACCAGGCAACGGACCGACTCCGAGCTGACCACCACCTGGTCCGTGGTGGCGGACCACGGCGGCGTCCTCGGCGTCCGGCTGCGCACCGAGCAGACGAGCGGGACCCACACCGAGCGCGACAGCACGACGGTCTACGGCACGCGGGACGGGCGGGAGGTATGGCGCGGTCCCGACCTGATTACCCCCCAGGCTCGGAGTCGGGTGGCCGCTGCCGTGCACCACGCGGTGGGGCGTGATCACCGCACCGCGTCGGCGCGGACCGGTGGGACGGACCGGGTCCTGGACGACCTCGGCTTCACCCGCCAGGGCGGGCTGCAGCTCGTCGTCCCGGCGCCGCAGGGTCGCACCGGGACGACCCGACAGGTGCTCGTCACCCTCGACCGGCCCACGAGCGATCGCCTGCTGTCACCGGCCGGTCACCGGGTCCGCGACGCCGTCGTGCGCTCGACCCCGGCATCCGCCGCCGCCGACCGACCCGTGGCCGCGCAGGCCCCCGCAGCCAGGCCCCCGGTCGACTGCCGCAAGGTCCGGTGCCTCGCCCTCACCTTCGACGACGGACCGGGCAAGCACACCGCCGCGATCCTGGACACGCTGGCCGCCCACAAGGCGCGGGCGACCTTCTTCACCTTGGGCCCCGCGGTCAAGGCCGCGCCGCAGACCATGCGTCGCATGCGTCAGCTCGGCATGGCCGTCGGCAACCACACCTGGACCCACCGTCAGCTGACCCGGTTGCCCGCCCAGACCGTGACCCAGGAGATCACCCGCACGACGAACGCCATCCGGTCCGCGACCGGGGCCGCCCCCGTCGCGGTCCGACCGCCCTATGGCGCCTTCGACCGGCGCACCCCCCACGCCGGCCTCCCCTTCGTCCTGTGGGACGTGGACACCGAGGACTGGAAGAACCGCAACGCCGCGGTGACCACCCGCCGCGCGCTCGCGGGCGCCCGCCGCGGCTCCATCGTCCTGATGCACGACATCCACCCGAGCACCGCGCAGGCGTTGCCGGGCATCGTCAAGACCCTGCAGCGCCAGGGCTACGTCCTGGTCACCGTGCCCGAGCTGCTCGGCCGGATGGACCCCACCAAGGCCTACTACTCCGGTCCCCGCCGGTGA